A stretch of the Bradyrhizobium sp. CCBAU 53351 genome encodes the following:
- a CDS encoding NAD(P)-dependent oxidoreductase: MPRILMTGASGGIGTSLRKLLPPIYPDLLLSDIKPPADLGANEKFKAADLADLAQCEAICEGVDGIIHFGGYSVEGTWDQILQANIIGGYNLFEAAYRKGVKRVVFASSNHAVGFYPRHHKIGTDVTPRPDGRYGVSKVFGEAVGALYADKHGLKVTCLRIGNFGDMPLDQRRLSIWLKPDDLVQLCRIGLEHPDIHFEVFYGASLNERAWWDNHRAYEFGYRPTGRAEDFREHAMAEQAKLKPDPVGDYFQGGTFCSMEFDADPSRIIDWKKR; this comes from the coding sequence ATGCCGCGTATCTTGATGACGGGAGCTTCGGGCGGAATCGGCACGAGCCTGCGAAAACTGCTGCCGCCGATCTATCCGGATCTCCTGCTCTCCGACATCAAGCCGCCGGCCGATCTCGGCGCGAATGAAAAGTTCAAGGCGGCGGACCTCGCCGACCTCGCGCAATGCGAGGCGATCTGCGAGGGCGTCGACGGCATCATCCATTTCGGCGGCTATTCGGTCGAAGGCACTTGGGATCAGATCCTCCAGGCCAACATTATCGGCGGCTACAACCTGTTCGAGGCCGCCTACCGCAAGGGCGTCAAGCGCGTGGTGTTCGCCTCGTCGAACCACGCCGTCGGTTTCTATCCGCGCCACCACAAGATCGGCACCGACGTGACCCCGCGCCCCGACGGGCGCTACGGCGTCAGCAAAGTGTTCGGCGAGGCCGTCGGCGCGCTCTACGCCGACAAGCACGGGCTGAAGGTGACGTGCCTGCGCATCGGCAATTTCGGCGACATGCCGCTCGACCAGCGCCGGCTCTCGATCTGGCTCAAGCCAGACGACCTCGTGCAGCTCTGCCGCATCGGGCTCGAGCATCCCGACATCCATTTCGAAGTGTTCTACGGCGCCTCCCTCAACGAGCGCGCCTGGTGGGACAACCACCGCGCCTACGAGTTCGGCTACCGCCCCACGGGCCGTGCCGAAGATTTCCGCGAGCACGCAATGGCCGAGCAGGCCAAGCTGAAGCCGGATCCGGTCGGCGATTATTTCCAGGGCGGCACGTTCTGCAGCATGGAGTTCGATGCTGATCCGAGCCGGATCATTGATTGGAAGAAGCGGTAG